One Belonocnema kinseyi isolate 2016_QV_RU_SX_M_011 chromosome 6, B_treatae_v1, whole genome shotgun sequence genomic region harbors:
- the LOC117175539 gene encoding uncharacterized protein LOC117175539, whose amino-acid sequence MHGGNQLTLYTLRQGFWIIGGRNLVKSIICRCVNCIRERAAVAAFKFVSLQVEVIKLTKGMSLFLFLAAYQRFVSRRGMPAHLYSDNGTTFQDADRELRQNLTQLRRDSDLLNNLTTEGIFWHFIPPAVPNFGGTWEAGVKSLKHHLRRCVGAYTLTFEEFTTTLTRIEACLNSRPIGPHSDEPDDFSYLTPGHFLIGAPLTSPPEPSVELVPENRLTRWQIVQRITEMFWRRWNVEYLHSLQ is encoded by the coding sequence GTATACTTTACGACAAGGATTCTGGATTATCGGAGGTCGGAATCTTGTAAAGAGTATCATTTGTCGATGTGTGAATTGTATTCGCGAACGTGCCGCAGTAGCTGCTTTCAAATTCGTTTCGCTCCAGGTAGAGGTCATAAAACTTACAAAGGGTATGTCGCTCTTTTTGTTCCTGGCTGCTTATCAGCGTTTCGTATCTCGTCGCGGTATGCCTGCTCATCTGTATAGCGATAATGGCACGACCTTCCAGGATGCTGATCGAGAGCTAAGGCAGAATCTAACACAATTAAGGCGAGATTCGgatttacttaataatttaacaactGAGGGCATTTTTTGGCATTTTATCCCTCCTGCGGTTCCTAATTTTGGAGGTACATGGGAAGCAGGTGTCAAAAGTTTAAAGCATCATTTACGTAGATGTGTAGGTGCTTACACTCTGACCTTTGAAGAGTTCACGACTACACTCACTAGAATTGAGGCGTGCCTTAACTCTCGTCCTATTGGTCCACATTCCGACGAACCCGATGATTTTTCCTATCTCACACCAGGTCATTTTTTAATAGGAGCTCCTCTTACGAGTCCTCCGGAACCCTCTGTCGAGTTGGTTCCAGAAAATAGATTAACTCGCTGGCAAATTGTACAACGCATAACTGAAATGTTTTGGCGAAGGTGGAACGTGGAATATTTACATTCTTTACAATAA